From Triticum urartu cultivar G1812 chromosome 2, Tu2.1, whole genome shotgun sequence, a single genomic window includes:
- the LOC125539686 gene encoding protein MULTIPLE CHLOROPLAST DIVISION SITE 1: protein MAPASASFAVSLSAPVRLIPPRCFRGRPRWSRPIRASSDTKGAPNGERRIGALERRVGDLRALVASVPPAVVSIRKNIGLNSIAGFGFGIAFLAALARQVIIRTQQQDSSGSVSDLVRRGHLKSGQRGIAKPRVYNDPFNNSLVKIDEDTSTAQMFGKEYRMAPVRLTNEQQAMHQKRRSHAYQWKRPTVFLKEGDPLPPDVDPETVRWIPVNHPFAAGSVEVDEETAKRNVYQKDGVPSRVKAEHEALRARLEASNDVTPFSNGPRGMQHSARSSKLSDEPSGNLQQSKPDMVNDQNGQPMLEPEPEPKSSDNGSLSKSLEGQ, encoded by the exons ATGGCGCCCGCCTCCGCCTCCTTCGCCGTCTCCCTCTCCGCCCCCGTCCGCTTAATTCCGCCCAGATGCTTCCGCGGTAGGCCGAGGTGGTCCCGCCCAATCAGGGCTTCGAGCGACACGAAGGGCGCCCCGAACGGGGAGCGGAGgatcggggctctggagaggagGGTGGGGGATTTGAGGGCGCTTGTCGCCTCGGTGCCTCCTGCTGTTGTCTCG ATCAGGAAAAACATTGGACTAAATTCCATTGCCGGTTTCGGTTTCGGCATTGCATTTTTGGCTGCTCTCGCAAGACAGGTCATCATAAGAACTCAACAGCAAGATAGTAGTGGTTCTGTTTCTGATCTAGTAAGGCGCGGGCATCTAAAATCTGGGCAACGTgggat TGCAAAGCCACGTGTGTACAATGATCCTTTCAATAATTCATTAGTCAAGATCGATGAAGATACTTCTACTGCTCAGATGTTTGGCAAGGAGTACCGCATGGCTCCTGTCCGGCTTACAAATGAACAACAGGCAATGCATCAGAAAAGGAGATCACATGCATATCAGTGGAAAAGGCCCACTGTGTTTCTTAAAGAAGGTGATCCCCTGCCACCAGATGTCGATCCAGAGACAGTTAGATGGATTCCAGTAAACCACCCATTTGCTGCTGGTTCGGTTGAAGTAGATGAGGAGACTGCCAAAAGGAATGTTTACCAAAAGGATGGCGTCCCGTCCCGTGTAAAAGCCGAACATGAAGCGTTGCGGGCAAGGCTAGAGGCTTCAAATGAT GTAACACCATTCTCTAACGGTCCAAGGGGTATGCAACATAGTGCAAGATCATCGAAGTTATCAGACGAGCCATCTGGGAATCTGCAACAGTCTAAACCTGACATGGTGAATGACCAAAATGGCCAACCAATGTTAGAGCCTGAGCCTGAGCCCAAGAGCTCTGACAACGGTTCACTATCAAAAAGCTTGGAAGGACAGTAA
- the LOC125539682 gene encoding uncharacterized protein LOC125539682 isoform X2, with the protein MNLGQHADDMPGNNGSGKQAVWTTAMSSFVLKFMANLVTSGTRASNSFRQVHHKSCAKALNERFKLQVTAAQISNHLRKWKRIWGRVNKLKSLSGALWDEHTCTIVLDQEHYASHVKDHHSDADLLNTPIEYYHEMATICGNGMVSGVYASRSSNELLSTDVADDEFENEDTNGESDPLATNVTENEMENRKTNEASDPLAIVVIENVKTCEEATQSFTNTDEGNFGDPSGSLPPPKKAKMSHLDLSQQRDAPAMQPDVGISHGMNSEQHADNMGGTNGGGGQLVWTNAMSSFVLQFLTNLVAGGTRPSHVFKQVHLKSCAQALSEHFRVQVNAAQISNHLRKWKKIWKKVNILKSLSGALWDANTCTIVLNHEHYTAHVKDHHHDADFLNTPIKNYREMATIFVKGMASSRPARSSNESLARGVPENGMENENLNGVNALIPKGVEEAAMSFTSTDEGNSGDSSDSLPPPPPPKKAKVKNDDRLLCTMTRVLDRLAEAIEKCSRRDTDVPDDLWANMKGLPGFEQEHLAHYYAYLCENAHVARAFDKLSVPHKTIWVNRYIKNHLSV; encoded by the exons ATGAACTTGGGACAACATGCCGATGACATGCCGGGTAACAACGGTAGTGGCAAGCAGGCTGTTTGGACAACTGCCATGTCGTCCTTTGTGCTTAAGTTCATGGCTAACCTGGTGACTAGTGGAACTAGAGCCTCCAACAGTTTCAGGCAAGTTCATCATAAAAGCTGTGCAAAGGCTTTGAACGAGCGTTTCAAGCTTCAAGTAACTGCCGCTCAGATTTCTAACCACCTTCGGAAGTGGAAAAGAATATGGGGAAGGGTTAACAAGCTCAAGAGCTTAAGTGGTGCTCTTTGGGATGAGCATACATGCACCATTGTGCTTGATCAGGAGCATTACGCCAGTCACGTTAAG GACCACCATAGTGATGCCGACTTGTTGAACACTCCGATCGAGTACTATCATGAGATGGCTACAATCTGTGGTAACGGTATGGTTTCAGGTGTATATGCTAGCAGGAGTAGCAATGAGCTTCTTTCCACAGACGTGGCTGATGATGAATTTGAAAATGAAGATACCAATGGGGAGAGTGACCCTCTTGCTACAAATGTGACTGAGAATGAAATGGAAAACAGAAAAACTAATGAAGCGAGTGACCCTCTTGCTATAGTTGTGATCGAGAATGTCAAAACCTGTGAAGAGGCCACACAATCTTTTACTAACACTGATGAAGGAAACTTTGGTGATCCCTCTGGCAGTTTACCACCACCaaagaaggccaag ATGTCTCACTTGGATTTATCACAACAACGCGATGCTCCAGCTATGCAACCAGACGTGGGTATATCACAT GGAATGAACTCGGAACAGCATGCGGATAACATGGGGGGTACTAATGGTGGTGGTGGGCAACTTGTTTGGACAAATGCCATGTCATCCTTTGTGCTTCAGTTCTTGACTAACCTAGTGGCTGGTGGAACTAGACCCTCTCATGTTTTCAAGCAAGTTCATCTTAAAAGTTGTGCTCAAGCTTTGAGTGAGCATTTCAGGGTTCAAGTAAATGCTGCACAGATTTCTAACCATCTTAGGAAATGGAAGAAAATATGGAAAAAGGTTAACATACTCAAGAGTTTAAGTGGCGCTCTTTGGGATGCAAATACTTGCACCATTGTGCTTAATCATGAGCATTACACGGCTCACGTTAAG GACCACCATCATGATGCTGATTTCTTGAACACTCCAATTAAGAACTATCGTGAGATGGCGACAATCTTTGTCAAAGGCATGGCATCATCCAGGCCAGCTAGGAGTAGCAACGAGTCTCTTGCTAGGGGCGTGCCTGAGAATGGAATGGAAAATGAAAACTTGAATGGGGTGAATGCCCTTATTCCTAAGGGTGTTGAAGAGGCCGCAATGTCTTTTACAAGCACCGATGAAGGGAACAGTGGTGATTCGTCTGACAGCTTACCTCCCCCACCCCCACCAAAGAAAGCCAAGGTAAAAAACGATGACAGGCTGCTATGTACGATGACCCGTGTTCTCGATCGCCTAGCAGAAGCAATAGAGAAGTGCAGTAGGAGAGACACTGATGTCCCCGACGACCTTTGGGCTAACATGAAGGGCCTCCCAGGGTTTGAACAGGAGCATCTTGCCCACTACTATGCTTATTTGTGCGAGAATGCTCACGTTGCCAGGGCATTCGACAAGCTTAGTGTGCCTCACAAAACGATCTGGGTTAATAGGTACATCAAGAACCACCTCTCGGTCTAG
- the LOC125539682 gene encoding uncharacterized protein LOC125539682 isoform X1 yields the protein MPLVVAESSSSGAPVFPPGFALQPAYTPTATAPGMNLGQHADDMPGNNGSGKQAVWTTAMSSFVLKFMANLVTSGTRASNSFRQVHHKSCAKALNERFKLQVTAAQISNHLRKWKRIWGRVNKLKSLSGALWDEHTCTIVLDQEHYASHVKDHHSDADLLNTPIEYYHEMATICGNGMVSGVYASRSSNELLSTDVADDEFENEDTNGESDPLATNVTENEMENRKTNEASDPLAIVVIENVKTCEEATQSFTNTDEGNFGDPSGSLPPPKKAKMSHLDLSQQRDAPAMQPDVGISHGMNSEQHADNMGGTNGGGGQLVWTNAMSSFVLQFLTNLVAGGTRPSHVFKQVHLKSCAQALSEHFRVQVNAAQISNHLRKWKKIWKKVNILKSLSGALWDANTCTIVLNHEHYTAHVKDHHHDADFLNTPIKNYREMATIFVKGMASSRPARSSNESLARGVPENGMENENLNGVNALIPKGVEEAAMSFTSTDEGNSGDSSDSLPPPPPPKKAKVKNDDRLLCTMTRVLDRLAEAIEKCSRRDTDVPDDLWANMKGLPGFEQEHLAHYYAYLCENAHVARAFDKLSVPHKTIWVNRYIKNHLSV from the exons ATGCCCCTGGTGGTAGCCGAGTCATCCTCTTCGGGCGCTCCTGTGTTCCCGCCAGGGTTCGCTCTTCAGCCGGCCTACACTCCAACGGCCACCGCTCCG GGAATGAACTTGGGACAACATGCCGATGACATGCCGGGTAACAACGGTAGTGGCAAGCAGGCTGTTTGGACAACTGCCATGTCGTCCTTTGTGCTTAAGTTCATGGCTAACCTGGTGACTAGTGGAACTAGAGCCTCCAACAGTTTCAGGCAAGTTCATCATAAAAGCTGTGCAAAGGCTTTGAACGAGCGTTTCAAGCTTCAAGTAACTGCCGCTCAGATTTCTAACCACCTTCGGAAGTGGAAAAGAATATGGGGAAGGGTTAACAAGCTCAAGAGCTTAAGTGGTGCTCTTTGGGATGAGCATACATGCACCATTGTGCTTGATCAGGAGCATTACGCCAGTCACGTTAAG GACCACCATAGTGATGCCGACTTGTTGAACACTCCGATCGAGTACTATCATGAGATGGCTACAATCTGTGGTAACGGTATGGTTTCAGGTGTATATGCTAGCAGGAGTAGCAATGAGCTTCTTTCCACAGACGTGGCTGATGATGAATTTGAAAATGAAGATACCAATGGGGAGAGTGACCCTCTTGCTACAAATGTGACTGAGAATGAAATGGAAAACAGAAAAACTAATGAAGCGAGTGACCCTCTTGCTATAGTTGTGATCGAGAATGTCAAAACCTGTGAAGAGGCCACACAATCTTTTACTAACACTGATGAAGGAAACTTTGGTGATCCCTCTGGCAGTTTACCACCACCaaagaaggccaag ATGTCTCACTTGGATTTATCACAACAACGCGATGCTCCAGCTATGCAACCAGACGTGGGTATATCACAT GGAATGAACTCGGAACAGCATGCGGATAACATGGGGGGTACTAATGGTGGTGGTGGGCAACTTGTTTGGACAAATGCCATGTCATCCTTTGTGCTTCAGTTCTTGACTAACCTAGTGGCTGGTGGAACTAGACCCTCTCATGTTTTCAAGCAAGTTCATCTTAAAAGTTGTGCTCAAGCTTTGAGTGAGCATTTCAGGGTTCAAGTAAATGCTGCACAGATTTCTAACCATCTTAGGAAATGGAAGAAAATATGGAAAAAGGTTAACATACTCAAGAGTTTAAGTGGCGCTCTTTGGGATGCAAATACTTGCACCATTGTGCTTAATCATGAGCATTACACGGCTCACGTTAAG GACCACCATCATGATGCTGATTTCTTGAACACTCCAATTAAGAACTATCGTGAGATGGCGACAATCTTTGTCAAAGGCATGGCATCATCCAGGCCAGCTAGGAGTAGCAACGAGTCTCTTGCTAGGGGCGTGCCTGAGAATGGAATGGAAAATGAAAACTTGAATGGGGTGAATGCCCTTATTCCTAAGGGTGTTGAAGAGGCCGCAATGTCTTTTACAAGCACCGATGAAGGGAACAGTGGTGATTCGTCTGACAGCTTACCTCCCCCACCCCCACCAAAGAAAGCCAAGGTAAAAAACGATGACAGGCTGCTATGTACGATGACCCGTGTTCTCGATCGCCTAGCAGAAGCAATAGAGAAGTGCAGTAGGAGAGACACTGATGTCCCCGACGACCTTTGGGCTAACATGAAGGGCCTCCCAGGGTTTGAACAGGAGCATCTTGCCCACTACTATGCTTATTTGTGCGAGAATGCTCACGTTGCCAGGGCATTCGACAAGCTTAGTGTGCCTCACAAAACGATCTGGGTTAATAGGTACATCAAGAACCACCTCTCGGTCTAG
- the LOC125539684 gene encoding calcium-dependent protein kinase 13, whose protein sequence is MGNACGGSLRSKYLHSFKHPASQRHDPDRDYDHTAAADSPKKQPGSQPTATAAAKTDGHAAPAQPAAAMRRGGAGAPADLGSVLGHPTPNLRDLYALGRKLGQGQFGTTYLCTELATGADYACKSISKRKLITKEDIDDVRREIQIMHHLSGHRNVVAIKGAYEDQLYVHIVMELCAGGELFDRIIQRGHYSERKAAELTRIIVGVVEACHSLGVMHRDLKPENFLLANKDDDLSLKAIDFGLSVFFKPGQIFTDVVGSPYYVAPEVLCKKYGPEADVWTAGVILYILLSGVPPFWAETQQGIFDAVLKGVIDFDSEPWPVISDSAKDLITRMLNPRPAERLTAHEVLCHPWIRDQGVAPDRPLDTAVLSRIKQFSAMNKLKKMALRVIAESLSEEEIAGLKEMFQTMDADNSGAITYDELKEGLRKYGSTLKDTEIRDLMDAADVDNSGTIDYIEFIAATLHLNKLEREEHLVAAFSYFDKDGSGYITVDELQQACQEHNMPDAFLDDVIKEADQDNDGRIDYGEFVAMMTKGNMGVGRRTMRNSLNISMRDAPGAI, encoded by the exons ATGGGCAACGCATGCGGCGGTTCCCTTAGATCCAAGTACCTGCACAGCTTCAAGCACCCCGCCTCCCAGCGCCACGACCCCGACCGCGACTACGaccacaccgccgccgccgactcgcccAAGAAGCAGCCAGGCTCCCAGCCGACCGCCACAGCCGCCGCCAAGACGGACGGCCACGCGGCCCCCGCGCAGCCCGCCGCGGCCATGAGGCGCGGCGGGGCGGGCGCGCCGGCCGACCTCGGCTCGGTCCTCGGCCACCCCACGCCCAACCTGCGCGACCTCTACGCGCTGGGCCGGAAGCTCGGGCAGGGCCAGTTCGGCACCACCTACCTCTGCACCGAGCTGGCCACGGGGGCCGACTACGCCTGCAAGTCCATCTCCAAGCGCAAGCTCATCACCAAGGAGGACATCGACGACGTGCGCCGCGAGATCCAGATCATGCACCACCTCTCCGGCCACCGCAACGTCGTCGCCATCAAGGGCGCCTACGAGGACCAGCTCTACGTGCACATCGTCATGGAGCTCTGCGCCGGGGGCGAGCTCTTCGACCGCATCATACAGCGCGGCCACTACAGCGAGCGCAAGGCCGCCGAGCTCACCAGGATCATCGTCGGGGTCGTCGAGGCCTGCCACTCGCTCGGGGTCATGCACCGGGACCTAAAGCCCGAGAACTTCCTGCTCGCCAACAAGGACGACGACCTCTCGCTTAAGGCCATCGATTTCGGCCTCTCCGTCTTCTTCAAGCCTG GCCAAATTTTCACCGATGTTGTTGGAAGCCCATATTATGTAGCCCCAGAAGTGCTGTGCAAAAAATATGGACCAGAAGCTGATGTATGGACCGCTGGTGTAATTCTCTACATTCTGCTGAGTGGTGTACCCCCATTTTGGGCAG AGACACAGCAAGGAATATTTGATGCTGTACTGAAAGGTGTCATCGATTTTGATTCTGAACCCTGGCCTGTGATATCTGACAGTGCAAAAGATCTGATAACAAGAATGCTCAATCCTCGCCCAGCTGAACGCTTGACAGCACACGAAGTTCTAT GCCATCCATGGATTCGTGATCAGGGAGTTGCTCCTGATCGTCCTCTTGACACAGCTGTCTTATCTCGCATTAAGCAATTCTCTGCGATGAATAAGTTGAAGAAGATGGCTTTGCGG GTAATAGCTGAGAGCCTCTCAGAGGAGGAAATTGCAGGCTTGAAGGAGATGTTCCAGACTATGGACGCTGATAACAGTGGTGCAATTACATATGATGAGCTCAAAGAAGGCTTGAGAAAATATGGCTCCACATTGAAGGATACTGAGATTCGTGATCTTATGGATGCG GCGGACGTGGACAACAGTGGGACCATTGACTATATAGAGTTCATCGCTGCAACATTGCATCTGAATAAACTGGAGCGTGAGGAGCATCTGGTGGCAGCCTTTTCATATTTTGACAAAGATGGAAGTGGTTACATCACAGTGGATGAACTGCAGCAAGCTTGCCAAGAGCACAACATGCCAGATGCTTTTCTTGATGATGTCATTAAAGAAGCTGACCAGGACAAT GATGGGCGCATCGACTATGGAGAATTTGTtgccatgatgaccaagggcaACATGGGGGTGGGGCGAAGAACAATGAGAAACAGCCTGAATATCAGCATGAGAGACGCACCTGGTGCAATCTAG
- the LOC125539681 gene encoding pentatricopeptide repeat-containing protein At3g26782, mitochondrial-like, protein MVATPWAPPPSPPPPLPAPAAASHMAVTQAFADALRSCGARGALSGARALHGRLVSVGLASAVFLQNTLLHAYLSCGALPDARSLLRGEITEPNVITHNIMMNGYAKLGSLSDAVELFGRMPRRDVTSWNTLMSGYFQGGQFLDALETFMSMRRIADSLPNAFTFGCTMKSCGALGWHEVAPQLLGLLTKFGFEDDPDVATAIVDMFVRCGAVDFASKQFSQIERPTVFCRNSMLAGYAKSYGVDHALELFESMPERDVVSWNMMVSALSQSGRAREALCMAVDMHNRGVRLDSTTYTSSLTACAKLSSLGWGKQLHAQVIRSLPHIDPYVASAMVELYAKCGCFEEAKRVFSSLRDRNTVAWTVLIGGFLQYGCFSESLELFNQMRAELMTVDQFALATIISGCSNRMDMCLARQLHSLSLKSGHTRAVVISNSLISMYAKCGNLQNAESIFTSMAERDIVSWTGMLTAYSQVGNIGKAREFFDGMSTRNVITWNAMLGAYIQHGAEEDGLKMYSAMLTEKDVIPDWVTYVTLFRGCADMGANKLGDQIIGHTVKVGLILDTSVVNAVITMYSKCGRITEARKIFEFLSRKDLVSWNAMITGYSQHGMGKQAIEIFDDMLKKGAKPDYISYVAVLSSCSHSGLVQEGKFYFDMLKRDHNVSPGLEHFSCMVDLLARAGNLIEAKNLIDEMPMKPTAEVWGALLSACKTHGNNDLAELAAKHLFDLDSPDSGGYMLLAKIYADAGKSDDSAQVRKLMRDKGIKKNPGYSWMEVKNKVHVFKAEDVSHPQVIAIREKLDELMEKIAHLGYVRTESLRSEIHHSEKLAVAFGIMNLPDWMPIHIMKNLRICGDCHTVIKLISTVTGREFVIRDAVRFHHFKGGSCSCGDYW, encoded by the coding sequence ATGGTGGCGACGCCATGGGCGCCACCgccgtctcctcctcctccactccccGCTCCAGCCGCCGCCTCCCACATGGCCGTCACGCAGGCGTTCGCGGACGCGCTGCGCTCGTGCGGGGCCCGCGGCGCGCTCTCCGGCGCGCGCGCTCTGCACGGCCGCCTCGTCAGCGTGGGCCTCGCGTCCGCCGTCTTCCTCCAGAACACGCTCCTCCACGCCTACCTCTCCTGCGGAGCCCTCCCGGACGCCCGAAGCCTGCTGCGCGGCGAGATCACGGAGCCCAACGTCATCACCCACAACATAATGATGAATGGGTACGCGAAGCTGGGCAGCCTGAGCGACGCGGTGGAGCTGTTCGGCAGAATGCCCAGGAGGGATGTCACCTCGTGGAACACCCTCATGTCTGGCTACTTCCAGGGAGGACAGTTCTTGGATGCTCTGGAGACCTTCATGTCCATGCGCCGAATCGCGGACTCCTTGCCGAACGCCTTCACTTTCGGGTGCACCATGAAGTCCTGCGGCGCTCTCGGGTGGCATGAAGTGGCGCCGCAGCTGCTTGGGTTGTTAACCAAGTTTGGTTTCGAGGATGACCCTGACGTTGCGACTGCCATTGTTGACATGTTCGTGAGATGCGGGGCTGTGGATTTTGCTTCGAAGCAGTTCAGTCAGATTGAAAGGCCAACTGTTTTTTGCCGGAACAGTATGCTAGCGGGTTATGCCAAGTCATACGGTGTTGATCACGCTCTTGAGCTTTTCGAGAGCATGCCTGAACGAGATGTTGTTTCATGGAACATGATGGTGTCCGCATTGTCTCAGAGTGGGCGAGCCAGAGAAGCCCTCTGTATGGCTGTAGACATGCACAATAGAGGTGTGCGTCTTGACTCAACAACATACACTAGTTCTCTGACTGCATGTGCTAAATTGTCTTCATTGGGATGGGGTAAGCAACTCCATGCTCAGGTGATTCGGAGCCTACCACACATTGACCCATATGTTGCCAGTGCTATGGTTGAACTATATGCAAAatgtggctgttttgaggaagcaAAGAGAGTGTTCAGTTCCTTACGTGATCGGAACACTGTGGCATGGACAGTTCTTATTGGGGGATTCTTGCAGTATGGTTGCTTCAGTGAATCTCTTGAACTGTTCAATCAGATGAGAGCTGAGCTGATGACAGTTGATCAGTTTGCACTGGCAACTATAATAAGTGGCTGCTCCAACAGGATGGATATGTGTCTTGCGAGGCAGCTGCATTCTCTTTCTCTGAAAAGTGGGCACACTCGAGCTGTTGTCATCTCTAATTCCCTTATCTCTATGTATGCAAAGTGTGGCAATCTCCAGAATGCTGAATCTATATTCACTTCGATGGCCGAAAGGGACATTGTATCATGGACTGGCATGCTTACTGCATATTCTCAAGTGGGGAACATAGGGAAAGCTCGTGAGTTCTTTGATGGCATGTCCACAAGGAATGTAATTACATGGAATGCAATGTTGGGGGCATACATACAACATGGAGCTGAGGAAGATGGCCTCAAGATGTATAGTGCTATGCTAACTGAGAAGGATGTCATACCTGACTGGGTTACTTATGTTACATTGTTCAGAGGATGTGCGGATATGGGTGCAAATAAACTTGGAGATCAAATCATTGGTCATACTGTAAAGGTTGGTCTCATCTTAGACACCTCAGTCGTGAATGCGGTTATCACGATGTACTCCAAATGCGGAAGGATAACAGAAGCTCGAAAAATATTTGAGTTTCTAAGTCGGAAGGATTTGGTTTCCTGGAATGCCATGATCACCGGTTATTCACAGCACGGCATGGGGAAGCAAGCTATAGAGATATTTGATGATATGCTGAAGAAAGGGGCAAAACCTGACTACATAAGCTATGTTGCAGTTCTGTCAAGCTGCAGCCATTCTGGACTCGTGCAGGAGGGAAAGTTTTATTTCGATATGTTGAAGAGAGACCACAACGTATCTCCAGGGTTGGAGCATTTCTCGTGCATGGTGGACCTTCTAGCCCGTGCAGGGAATTTGATCGAAGCCAAGAATCTCATTGACGAGATGCCCATGAAACCAACCGCTGAGGTTTGGGGGGCTCTTCTTAGCGCCTGCAAGACACATGGCAACAATGACCTCGCAGAATTGGCAGCTAAGCACTTGTTCGACCTGGACTCGCCTGATTCTGGAGGCTACATGCTTCTGGCAAAGATCTATGCTGATGCTGGCAAATCAGATGATTCCGCACAAGTCAGGAAGCTAATGCGAGACAAAGGGATAAAGAAAAATCCCGGCTACAGCTGGATGGAAGTTAAGAACAAAGTTCACGTCTTCAAAGCAGAAGACGTGAGCCACCCTCAGGTGATCGCGATTCGGGAGAAGCTGGATGAACTCATGGAGAAGATCGCGCACCTCGGATACGTGAGGACCGAGTCCCTGCGGTCTGAGATTCATCACAGCGAGAAGCTGGCCGTGGCTTTTGGGATCATGAACCTGCCTGATTGGATGCCCATCCACATCATGAAGAACCTACGCATTTGCGGTGACTGCCACACGGTGATCAAGTTGATATCGACGGTGACCGGTCGGGAGTTTGTGATTCGAGACGCCGTTCGATTTCACCACTTCAAAGGTGGTTCCTGCTCTTGCGGGGATTACTGGTGA
- the LOC125539685 gene encoding uncharacterized protein LOC125539685 — protein sequence MEEGGDGSLEARPGVLLVGAPGVGKRTILSRLIGTEVPDTSDLSSGVLCQGWKIDTKYYSADLSIWTAHLEEGFSVGSLPHLDQLAALVMVFDMNDESSLLTLRNWVGNIDVQRFEVLLCIGNKADLVPGHGAHVEYRRRMQKIGESSSDPHPEYLDFGINENEGCGLLSEEEPQIEIRDSTLQWCIEQNIEYIEACASNADFDKCLSVDGDSQGLERLFGALSAHMWPGMILKSGNKITTPSLVEKDESTDDELTYEFDYEVLSHASDEQWEFIGESSTSRSLEGLDEAKSMQDNTQQVVNGNASSSAPNPLPNDRSTEPAEENPVTQSHATEDSSNHVDNTGADTSEDQRTDTPEVNALFEDDHYGVDDLERLMSEIGNMRSNLRLVPDFQRREMAAKIAMKMATMFGDSDDEGFHAV from the exons ATGGAGGAGGGGGGAGACGGATCCCTGGAGGCGCGGCCCGGCGTCCTGCTCGTCGGCGCCCCCGGCGTGGGCAAGCGAACCATCCTCTCCC GGTTGATTGGGACGGAAGTGCCGGACACATCCGATTTGTCGTCAGGTGTGCTCTGTCAGGG GTGGAAAATTGACACGAAGTACTACTCTGCTGATCTTTCCATTTGGACTGCACATCTTGAGGAAGGGTTTTCTGTCGGCTCACTACCTCATCTGGACCAATTGGCTGCTCTTGTTATGGTCTTCGATATGAATGAT GAATCGTCCTTACTTACCCTCCGAAACTGGGTTGGCAATATTGATGTTCAGAGGTTTGAAGTTCTGCTGTGCATAGGAAATAAAGCAGATCTTGTGCCTGGCCATGGTGCGCATGTGGAATACAGGAGGCGCATGCAAAAGATTGGCGAGTCAAGTAGTGATCCACACCCTGAATATTTGGATTTTGGGATAAATGAAAATGAAGGTTGTGGTTTGTTATCAGAGGAAGAACCACAAATAGAGATCAGAGACTCCACTTTGCAGTGGTGCATTGAGCAGAATATTGAGTATATTGAAGCTTGTGCTTCCAATGCTGACTTTGACAAAT GCCTATCAGTGGATGGTGATAGCCAAGGCCTAGAGCGACTCTTTGGAGCCCTTTCTGCACACATGTGGCCTGGAATGATTCTGAAATCTGGAAATAAAATTACTACTCCATCCTTGGTCGAAAAAGATG AATCTACAGATGATGAATTGACTTATGAATTTGACTACGAGGTCCTATCCCATGCATCTGATGAGCAATGGGAATTCATCGGTGAATCGAGTACATCAAGAAGCCTGGAAGGATTGGATGAAGCTAAATCTATGCAGGACAACACACAGCAAGTTGTGAACGGCAATGCTAGTTCTTCGGCGCCCAACCCTCTTCCAAATGACAGATCTACAGAACCTGCTGAAGAAAATCCTGTAACTCAGAGTCACGCAACTGAAGATAGTAGTAATCATGTGGATAACACTGGAGCAGATACTTCTGAGGACCAGCGAACTGACACCCCAGAGGTCAATGCACtgtttgaggatgatcattaTGGCGTAGATGATCTGGAGCGACTAATGTCAGAGATTGGCAACATGCGCTCCAACCTAAGGCTCGTTCCTGACTTCCAAAGGAGGGAGATGGCTGCCAAGATAGCCATGAAAATGGCAACCATGTTTGGTGATAGTGACGACGAGGGCTTCCATGCTGTCTAA